From a single Drosophila sulfurigaster albostrigata strain 15112-1811.04 chromosome 3, ASM2355843v2, whole genome shotgun sequence genomic region:
- the LOC133845962 gene encoding WD repeat domain phosphoinositide-interacting protein 2 isoform X3 produces MMSLLGRSEVDTGEVFVNFNQNITSLAVATNGNYSLYSLGSVDSTLDKIYHTKSDDLFLIERLFESSLVAIVSQRAPRKLKVCHFKKQSEICNYSYSNTILAVKLNRERLIVCLEESLYIHNIQDMKVVHTIRDTPSNQQGLCALSSSSEHCYLAYPGSVITGEVQIFDAINLHAKTMINAHDTPLAAIAFSPSGTEIATASERGTVIRVFSSQDGSRLFELRRGLKRCVSIVSLSFSTCADYLVSSSNTETVHIFRLDRSAAENNDHGKQSSDDWMGYSFFRYLSKTVTSYLPTQVTDVLSQGRAFASVTLPEAGVRRMCAIATIQKQLRLLIASQDGYLYVYSIPSIEGAECQLIKRHDLRLDDNYAMDVKGLNSNVSIGGAAGVPSAAAAAAGGSGDGGKGAEKPGSSSNAAGASYASAVKGDEPAGSSSSNN; encoded by the exons ATGATGAGCCTGCTAGGGCGATCCGAAGTAGATACAGGCGAGGTGTTTGTCAACTTTAATCAGAACATAAC CTCTTTGGCCGTTGCCACCAATGGCAATTATAGTCTGTACAGTCTCGGCTCGGTGGATTCTACGCTGGACAAGATCTATCACACTAAAAGCGATGATCTCTTCCTGATCGAGCGTCTATTCGAGAGCTCCTTGGTTGCTATTGTGTCGCAGCGCGCGCCACGCAAACTAAAAGTGTGTCACTTCAAGAAGCAAAGCGAAATTTGCAACTATTCGTACTCAAACACAATTTTGGCGGTGAAATTGAATCGTGAACGTTTGATTGTCTGCCTGGAGGAATCCCTGTACATCCACAATATCCAGGACATGAAGGTGGTGCACACCATTCGAGACACGCCTAGCAATCAACAGGGATTGTGTGCACTCTCATCCTCATCGGAGCACTGCTATTTGGCATATCCGGGAAGCGTCATCACCGGCGAGGTGCAGATCTTTGATGCCATCAATTTGCATGCCAAGACCATGATAAACGCCCATGACACACCGCTGGCGGCCATTGCCTTTAGTCCGTCGGGCACGGAGATCGCCACGGCCAGCGAGCGTGGCACTGTTATCAGGGTATTCAGCTCGCAGGATGGTAGTCGGCTGTTCGAGTTGCGACGCGGCCTTAAGCGCTGTGTGTCGATTGTGTCGCTGTCGTTTAGCACTTGTGCCGACTACTTGGTGTCCAGCTCGAACACAGAGACGGTGCACATCTTTCGCTTGGATCGCAGTGCTGCGGAGAACAATGACCATGGGAAGCAGTCAAGCGACGATTGGATGGG TTACTCGTTTTTTAGATACTTGAGCAAAACTGTGACCAGCTACTTGCCTACGCAGGTGACCGATGTTCTCAGCCAGGGTCGTGCTTTTGCCTCGGTCACGCTGCCCGAGGCGGGTGTGCGACGCATGTGCGCCATTGCCACAATTCAGAAGCAGCTCAG GCTATTGATTGCTTCGCAAGATGGctatttgtatgtgtattcCATACCCTCGATTGAGGGTGCTGAGTGTCAGCTTATTAAGCGACATGATCTGCGCTTGGACGACAATTATGCCATGGATGTGAAAG GTCTTAACAGCAATGTGAGCATTGGTGGTGCTGCGGGTGTGccaagtgctgctgctgctgctgctggaggcTCTGGTGATGGTGGTAAGGGCGCTGAGAAGCCTGGTAGCTCGTCAAATGCTGCTGGTGCCAGCTACGCTTCGGCAGTTAAGGGTGATGAGCCAGCTGgttcctcctcctccaacAACTAG
- the LOC133845959 gene encoding mediator of RNA polymerase II transcription subunit 24: protein MKENNKILQLINVAWRERWSDSQWGINIKKVLPRGVSGDVYNLADCLLQQAVIGSTANPLVLNYLKHSLCAHLVSHAAVLRCISKYDKLARVYCVTALLEFLLSIIDGITCRIKSEEMLLPSAMVQLVHWLMQIFARSVQQYEMRGDMSAEQSFMLEQSCKLLDHLTQQQFLMSMLYVGCHEEVDALERFRELYASIKASLTSSNLTLSSLAAEQQLKQLAYIDVKNLELQSLNPLPSAEKISCCVQPLLAVEVLLNPCKDTSYYVAELQMLQRLKGYSNTRLFYEIIRAGFLTLSNVADTSPDTMWGAFMFFKMPHIIKQLHALQRVPGEQPQPPTDYIPELVEALELLIEDNLLLDFMDHKCSCNIIEFLLNDWTKQQLVNDVHVKKFASQREAASLLLKKCDNGQQTPSNINFIKRAEVPLSGVLKTLCTNKVQDMVNVLCQVPVGNSFELILSVATVEGRLKTFVSRLIQCNENSKPIPGELGKLSVIRSTLFDVSFLMLTSIVQTYGSDVVLPERGDSFFEKWVRECMMERNKLKNPRQILALCDESIVDELLLSLSKPEAAQLKPLTWQDICLNLPGVLHHVLIAWEQETLSSADVKSILDNIKRRLFSYSVCATSFLCAYMYSVRETELLKPLNMIQQFLAPLTNEELSSQENAKERLALSYQIIRKMQHDVHPAPNTKSRLISHTPLIEQFRECWRTVAEAGHLPVKAAQSLESLLLAGGASWLVTQLVEQLIGCKYMRDMAKCMDIVFAVMHLDIERTTEALLQYVVAPMILRRQDEDINEPQSLVLARLCVYCIISCLETRSSASAAAAAAFKKRSRSHDEEELANTANAAKVRKVIGDGSDNSNDFADANSIAAAGTNVAALLSSAPSAAELRATPLSLKEPLQSSVKHIFRIFMQFVSGDELSPKAVFVYQFISLLVECGGGERVAPVLRLLPPLLMQQLLKVLATDDIRVGLISRLYDLRLQGGRQAAVADLCLWRNMQLARHSIHL from the exons ATGAaggagaacaacaaaattctGCAGCTAATTAACGTGGCGTGGCGAGAAAGATGGTCAGATTCGCAGTGGGGCATCAACATCAAGAAG GTGTTGCCTCGTGGCGTCAGTGGCGATGTTTATAATCTGGCGGATTGTCTGCTTCAGCAGGCGGTCATTGGCTCCACAGCAAATCCG CTAGTGTTGAACTATCTGAAGCACTCGCTGTGTGCTCATCTGGTTTCGCATGCTGCTGTGCTGCGTTGCATATCTAAGTATGATAAGCTAGCTCGCGTCTATTGTGTCACTGCTCTGTTGGAGTTTCTGCTGAGCATCATAGATGGCATCACTTGCCG AATTAAATCGGAGGAGATGCTACTGCCTAGTGCCATGGTGCAGCTGGTTCACTGGTTAATGCAGATTTTTGCGCGCAGCGTTCAGCAGTACGAAATGCGTGGCGACATGAGCGCGGAGCAATCGTTTATGCTGGAACAGAGCTGCAAGCTGCTCGATCATTTGACACAGCAACAGTTTTTGATGTCCATGCTTTATGTAGGCTGTCATGAGGAGGTGGATGCGCTGGAAAGGTTTCGCGAGTTGTATGCCAGCATAAAGGCCTCGCTGACCAGTTCCAACTTAACGCTCAGCTCACTGGCAGccgagcagcagctgaagcaatTGGCCTACATTGATGTCAAAAACTTGGAATTGCAGTCGCTAAATCCGCTGCCATCAGCTGAGAAGATTTCATGCTGTGTTCAGCCACTGTTGGCTGTGGAGGTGCTGCTGAATCCCTGCAAGGACACCTCTTACTATGTCGCCGAACTGCAGATGCTGCAGCGCCTAAAAGGCTATTCAAACACTCGGTTGTTCTATGAGATTATACGAGCTGGCTTTCTCACGCTAAGCAATGTAGCTGATACCAGTCCAGACACCATGTGGGGAGCCTTTATGTTCTTCAAAATGCCACACATCATCAAACAGCTCCATGCCCTGCAGCGCGTGCCAGGCGAGCAACCGCAACCACCAACTGATTACATACCCGAGTTGGTTGAGGCGCTAGAGCTGCTCATTGAGGATAATCTACTGCTGGACTTCATGGACCACAAATGCTCGTGCAATATCATTGAATTTTTGCTGAACGATTGGACCAAACAGCAACTGGTCAATGATGTGCACGTGAAGAAATTCGCCAGCCAGCG TGAGGCTGCCTCGTTGCTGCTCAAGAAGTGCGATAATGGCCAACAGACGccatcaaatataaatttcatcaAGCGAGCCGAGGTGCCGCTCTCTGGAGTGTTGAAGACGCTGTGCACCAACAAGGTGCAGGATATGGTCAATGTGCTGTGCCAGGTTCCAGTGGGCAACAGCTTTGAGCTAATTCTCTCAGTGGCCACCGTCGAGGGTCGCCTCAAGACATTCGTCTCGCGTTTAATACAGTGCAATGAAAACTCTAAGCCTATACCTGGTGAACTGGGCAAGCTGTCCGTTATACGCTCGACCCTCTTTGATGTCTCCTTCTTGATGCTCACTAGCATTGTGCAAACCTATGGCTCAGAT GTTGTGCTGCCAGAGCGTGGCGATTCATTCTTCGAAAAGTGGGTGCGCGAGTGCATGATGGAGCGCAACAAGCTGAAGAATCCCCGTCAGATACTTGCACTTTGCGACGAAAGCATTGTCGACGAGCTGCTCTTGAGTTTGAGCAAACCAGAGGCTGCCCAATTGAAGCCCCTAACCTGGCAGGATATCTGTTTAAATCTGCCTGGGGTGCTGCATCATGTGCTGATTGCCTGGGAGCAAGAGACGCTCTCTTCTGCCGATGTCAAGAGCATACTGGATAACATTAAGCGACGTCTATTTAGCTACTCCGTTTGCGCCACATCGTTCCTCTGCGCCTATATGTATTCGGTGCGTGAAACAGAGCTGCTTAAGCCGCTCAATATGATACAACAGTTTCTGGCCCCGTTGACCAACGAGGAGCTTTCCAGTCAGGAGAATGCCAAGGAACGATTAGCGCTTTCATATCAGATCATACGCAAAATGCAGCACGATGTGCATCCGGCTCCCAACACCAAATCCCGTCTGATCTCTCACACACCGCTCATCGAGCAGTTTCGAGAGTGTTGGCGCACAGTTGCCGAGGCAGGACATTTGCCAGTAAAGGCTGCACAGTCATTGGAGTCTTTGTTGCTGGCTGGCGGGGCATCTTGGCTGGTCACGCAGCTCGTAGAGCAGTTGATCGGATGCAAGTACATGCGCGATATGGCCAAGTGCATGGACATTGTGTTTGCTGTGATGCATCTGGACATTGAGCGTACCACAGAGGCCTTGCTGCAGTATGTGGTGGCTCCCATGATACTACGACGGCAGGA TGAGGACATTAATGAACCACAATCGCTGGTGCTCGCTAGACTCTGTGTCTACTGCATCATCTCCTGCCTCGAGACTCGTAGCTCGGCAagtgccgcagcagcagctgcctttAAGAAGCGTTCGCGTTCCCATGACGAGGAGGAGTTGGCCAACACGGCCAATGCGGCGAAAGTACGCAAAGTGATTGGCGACGGCAGCGACAATTCCAATGATTTTGCCGATGCCAACAGCATTGCCGCTGCCGGCACAAATGTGGCCGCTTTGCTCAGCAGTGCACCGAGTGCCGCCGAGTTGCGAGCTACGCCACTAAGCCTAAAGGAGCCGTTGCAGTCAAGTGTTAAGCACATTTTCCGCATCTTTATGCAGTTCGTCAGCGGTGACGAACTCTCACCCAAGGCCGTCTTTGTCTATCAGTTTATATCGTTGCTAGTCGAGTGCGGCGGTGGAGAGCGTGTGGCGCCCGTGTTGCGTCTGCTGCCCCCGCTGCTAATGCAACAACTACTTAAGGTACTGGCTACCGATGACATTCGCGTTGGTCTCATCAGCCGCCTCTACGATTTGCGATTGCAGGGCGGACGTCAAGCAGCAGTTGCGGATTTGTGCTTGTGGCGTAACATGCAGCTGGCGCGGCATAGCATTCACCTGTGA
- the LOC133845962 gene encoding WD repeat domain phosphoinositide-interacting protein 2 isoform X4: protein MMSLLGRSEVDTGEVFVNFNQNITSLAVATNGNYSLYSLGSVDSTLDKIYHTKSDDLFLIERLFESSLVAIVSQRAPRKLKVCHFKKQSEICNYSYSNTILAVKLNRERLIVCLEESLYIHNIQDMKVVHTIRDTPSNQQGLCALSSSSEHCYLAYPGSVITGEVQIFDAINLHAKTMINAHDTPLAAIAFSPSGTEIATASERGTVIRVFSSQDGSRLFELRRGLKRCVSIVSLSFSTCADYLVSSSNTETVHIFRLDRSAAENNDHGKQSSDDWMGYLSKTVTSYLPTQVTDVLSQGRAFASVTLPEAGVRRMCAIATIQKQLRLLIASQDGYLYVYSIPSIEGAECQLIKRHDLRLDDNYAMDVKGLNSNVSIGGAAGVPSAAAAAAGGSGDGGKGAEKPGSSSNAAGASYASAVKGDEPAGSSSSNN, encoded by the exons ATGATGAGCCTGCTAGGGCGATCCGAAGTAGATACAGGCGAGGTGTTTGTCAACTTTAATCAGAACATAAC CTCTTTGGCCGTTGCCACCAATGGCAATTATAGTCTGTACAGTCTCGGCTCGGTGGATTCTACGCTGGACAAGATCTATCACACTAAAAGCGATGATCTCTTCCTGATCGAGCGTCTATTCGAGAGCTCCTTGGTTGCTATTGTGTCGCAGCGCGCGCCACGCAAACTAAAAGTGTGTCACTTCAAGAAGCAAAGCGAAATTTGCAACTATTCGTACTCAAACACAATTTTGGCGGTGAAATTGAATCGTGAACGTTTGATTGTCTGCCTGGAGGAATCCCTGTACATCCACAATATCCAGGACATGAAGGTGGTGCACACCATTCGAGACACGCCTAGCAATCAACAGGGATTGTGTGCACTCTCATCCTCATCGGAGCACTGCTATTTGGCATATCCGGGAAGCGTCATCACCGGCGAGGTGCAGATCTTTGATGCCATCAATTTGCATGCCAAGACCATGATAAACGCCCATGACACACCGCTGGCGGCCATTGCCTTTAGTCCGTCGGGCACGGAGATCGCCACGGCCAGCGAGCGTGGCACTGTTATCAGGGTATTCAGCTCGCAGGATGGTAGTCGGCTGTTCGAGTTGCGACGCGGCCTTAAGCGCTGTGTGTCGATTGTGTCGCTGTCGTTTAGCACTTGTGCCGACTACTTGGTGTCCAGCTCGAACACAGAGACGGTGCACATCTTTCGCTTGGATCGCAGTGCTGCGGAGAACAATGACCATGGGAAGCAGTCAAGCGACGATTGGATGGG ATACTTGAGCAAAACTGTGACCAGCTACTTGCCTACGCAGGTGACCGATGTTCTCAGCCAGGGTCGTGCTTTTGCCTCGGTCACGCTGCCCGAGGCGGGTGTGCGACGCATGTGCGCCATTGCCACAATTCAGAAGCAGCTCAG GCTATTGATTGCTTCGCAAGATGGctatttgtatgtgtattcCATACCCTCGATTGAGGGTGCTGAGTGTCAGCTTATTAAGCGACATGATCTGCGCTTGGACGACAATTATGCCATGGATGTGAAAG GTCTTAACAGCAATGTGAGCATTGGTGGTGCTGCGGGTGTGccaagtgctgctgctgctgctgctggaggcTCTGGTGATGGTGGTAAGGGCGCTGAGAAGCCTGGTAGCTCGTCAAATGCTGCTGGTGCCAGCTACGCTTCGGCAGTTAAGGGTGATGAGCCAGCTGgttcctcctcctccaacAACTAG
- the LOC133845962 gene encoding WD repeat domain phosphoinositide-interacting protein 2 isoform X1: MMSLLGRSEVDTGEVFVNFNQNITSLAVATNGNYSLYSLGSVDSTLDKIYHTKSDDLFLIERLFESSLVAIVSQRAPRKLKVCHFKKQSEICNYSYSNTILAVKLNRERLIVCLEESLYIHNIQDMKVVHTIRDTPSNQQGLCALSSSSEHCYLAYPGSVITGEVQIFDAINLHAKTMINAHDTPLAAIAFSPSGTEIATASERGTVIRVFSSQDGSRLFELRRGLKRCVSIVSLSFSTCADYLVSSSNTETVHIFRLDRSAAENNDHGKQSSDDWMGYSFFRYLSKTVTSYLPTQVTDVLSQGRAFASVTLPEAGVRRMCAIATIQKQLRLLIASQDGYLYVYSIPSIEGAECQLIKRHDLRLDDNYAMDVKVNSPHHTAGLNSNVSIGGAAGVPSAAAAAAGGSGDGGKGAEKPGSSSNAAGASYASAVKGDEPAGSSSSNN, encoded by the exons ATGATGAGCCTGCTAGGGCGATCCGAAGTAGATACAGGCGAGGTGTTTGTCAACTTTAATCAGAACATAAC CTCTTTGGCCGTTGCCACCAATGGCAATTATAGTCTGTACAGTCTCGGCTCGGTGGATTCTACGCTGGACAAGATCTATCACACTAAAAGCGATGATCTCTTCCTGATCGAGCGTCTATTCGAGAGCTCCTTGGTTGCTATTGTGTCGCAGCGCGCGCCACGCAAACTAAAAGTGTGTCACTTCAAGAAGCAAAGCGAAATTTGCAACTATTCGTACTCAAACACAATTTTGGCGGTGAAATTGAATCGTGAACGTTTGATTGTCTGCCTGGAGGAATCCCTGTACATCCACAATATCCAGGACATGAAGGTGGTGCACACCATTCGAGACACGCCTAGCAATCAACAGGGATTGTGTGCACTCTCATCCTCATCGGAGCACTGCTATTTGGCATATCCGGGAAGCGTCATCACCGGCGAGGTGCAGATCTTTGATGCCATCAATTTGCATGCCAAGACCATGATAAACGCCCATGACACACCGCTGGCGGCCATTGCCTTTAGTCCGTCGGGCACGGAGATCGCCACGGCCAGCGAGCGTGGCACTGTTATCAGGGTATTCAGCTCGCAGGATGGTAGTCGGCTGTTCGAGTTGCGACGCGGCCTTAAGCGCTGTGTGTCGATTGTGTCGCTGTCGTTTAGCACTTGTGCCGACTACTTGGTGTCCAGCTCGAACACAGAGACGGTGCACATCTTTCGCTTGGATCGCAGTGCTGCGGAGAACAATGACCATGGGAAGCAGTCAAGCGACGATTGGATGGG TTACTCGTTTTTTAGATACTTGAGCAAAACTGTGACCAGCTACTTGCCTACGCAGGTGACCGATGTTCTCAGCCAGGGTCGTGCTTTTGCCTCGGTCACGCTGCCCGAGGCGGGTGTGCGACGCATGTGCGCCATTGCCACAATTCAGAAGCAGCTCAG GCTATTGATTGCTTCGCAAGATGGctatttgtatgtgtattcCATACCCTCGATTGAGGGTGCTGAGTGTCAGCTTATTAAGCGACATGATCTGCGCTTGGACGACAATTATGCCATGGATGTGAAAG ttaattcACCTCATCATACTGCAGGTCTTAACAGCAATGTGAGCATTGGTGGTGCTGCGGGTGTGccaagtgctgctgctgctgctgctggaggcTCTGGTGATGGTGGTAAGGGCGCTGAGAAGCCTGGTAGCTCGTCAAATGCTGCTGGTGCCAGCTACGCTTCGGCAGTTAAGGGTGATGAGCCAGCTGgttcctcctcctccaacAACTAG
- the LOC133845962 gene encoding WD repeat domain phosphoinositide-interacting protein 2 isoform X2 produces MMSLLGRSEVDTGEVFVNFNQNITSLAVATNGNYSLYSLGSVDSTLDKIYHTKSDDLFLIERLFESSLVAIVSQRAPRKLKVCHFKKQSEICNYSYSNTILAVKLNRERLIVCLEESLYIHNIQDMKVVHTIRDTPSNQQGLCALSSSSEHCYLAYPGSVITGEVQIFDAINLHAKTMINAHDTPLAAIAFSPSGTEIATASERGTVIRVFSSQDGSRLFELRRGLKRCVSIVSLSFSTCADYLVSSSNTETVHIFRLDRSAAENNDHGKQSSDDWMGYLSKTVTSYLPTQVTDVLSQGRAFASVTLPEAGVRRMCAIATIQKQLRLLIASQDGYLYVYSIPSIEGAECQLIKRHDLRLDDNYAMDVKVNSPHHTAGLNSNVSIGGAAGVPSAAAAAAGGSGDGGKGAEKPGSSSNAAGASYASAVKGDEPAGSSSSNN; encoded by the exons ATGATGAGCCTGCTAGGGCGATCCGAAGTAGATACAGGCGAGGTGTTTGTCAACTTTAATCAGAACATAAC CTCTTTGGCCGTTGCCACCAATGGCAATTATAGTCTGTACAGTCTCGGCTCGGTGGATTCTACGCTGGACAAGATCTATCACACTAAAAGCGATGATCTCTTCCTGATCGAGCGTCTATTCGAGAGCTCCTTGGTTGCTATTGTGTCGCAGCGCGCGCCACGCAAACTAAAAGTGTGTCACTTCAAGAAGCAAAGCGAAATTTGCAACTATTCGTACTCAAACACAATTTTGGCGGTGAAATTGAATCGTGAACGTTTGATTGTCTGCCTGGAGGAATCCCTGTACATCCACAATATCCAGGACATGAAGGTGGTGCACACCATTCGAGACACGCCTAGCAATCAACAGGGATTGTGTGCACTCTCATCCTCATCGGAGCACTGCTATTTGGCATATCCGGGAAGCGTCATCACCGGCGAGGTGCAGATCTTTGATGCCATCAATTTGCATGCCAAGACCATGATAAACGCCCATGACACACCGCTGGCGGCCATTGCCTTTAGTCCGTCGGGCACGGAGATCGCCACGGCCAGCGAGCGTGGCACTGTTATCAGGGTATTCAGCTCGCAGGATGGTAGTCGGCTGTTCGAGTTGCGACGCGGCCTTAAGCGCTGTGTGTCGATTGTGTCGCTGTCGTTTAGCACTTGTGCCGACTACTTGGTGTCCAGCTCGAACACAGAGACGGTGCACATCTTTCGCTTGGATCGCAGTGCTGCGGAGAACAATGACCATGGGAAGCAGTCAAGCGACGATTGGATGGG ATACTTGAGCAAAACTGTGACCAGCTACTTGCCTACGCAGGTGACCGATGTTCTCAGCCAGGGTCGTGCTTTTGCCTCGGTCACGCTGCCCGAGGCGGGTGTGCGACGCATGTGCGCCATTGCCACAATTCAGAAGCAGCTCAG GCTATTGATTGCTTCGCAAGATGGctatttgtatgtgtattcCATACCCTCGATTGAGGGTGCTGAGTGTCAGCTTATTAAGCGACATGATCTGCGCTTGGACGACAATTATGCCATGGATGTGAAAG ttaattcACCTCATCATACTGCAGGTCTTAACAGCAATGTGAGCATTGGTGGTGCTGCGGGTGTGccaagtgctgctgctgctgctgctggaggcTCTGGTGATGGTGGTAAGGGCGCTGAGAAGCCTGGTAGCTCGTCAAATGCTGCTGGTGCCAGCTACGCTTCGGCAGTTAAGGGTGATGAGCCAGCTGgttcctcctcctccaacAACTAG
- the LOC133845960 gene encoding dnaJ homolog subfamily A member 3, mitochondrial: MFRLNLQRIQGYFISSCKLSLRRRSLQFMARQSQQHWKRESFEASAAGGGGNCALWKRLVSQYQFRTKKEPYYPNRQTEIRRQGVKPMTVMKPQVQHRGLPKDYYYKVLGVNRHATIQQIRSAFYALAKRYHPDSTHSEEKLKHFQELSNAYNILTDETKRLEYDQLGGIKDEQAFLEQAGNPMNLERTGRKMDVNTHSSDDIKKLTGNEFDLPLNFVEATVGCKKRLDLRYLRKCDSCKGKSQLMVNRDVGKEPCRRCNGTGKVTTKTPTFTSVNTCSQCKGKRYINRNDCETCDNRGFIVANVEVLVTVPSGSKCGDVITIENPNTKQRVNYHLKVPSSDYFRRIGNDIYTDKYLNISDAILGGTFQVRGLYEDVELRVEAGTQSHTQVVLRNKGVRTRDEVGNHIITLKVRIPLNLSVKQRQLVLALAQAEEPVFECQNKTVRCN, from the exons ATGTTCCGTTTAAATTTGCAACGTATCCAAGGTTATTTTATCAGCAGCTGTAAGCTGTCGCTTCGACGACGCTCTCTGCAGTTCATGGCTAGACAGTCACAACAGCACTGGAAGAGAGAATCTTTTGAAGCAAGTGCTGCTGGAGGTGGTGGCAACTGCGCGCTATGGAAGCGGCTCGTTAGCCAGTATCAGTTTCGCACCAAAAAGGAGCCCTACTATCCAAACCGTCAAACTGAGATCCGACGTCAGGGCGTCAAACCGATGACAGTTATGAAGCCACAGGTTCAGCATCGTGGCTTGCCCAAGGATTACTACTATAAGGTGCTGGGCGTGAATCGGCATGCAACCATTCAGCAAATACGCAGTGCCTTTTATGCTCTCGCCAAACGCTATCATCCGGACTCGACGCACTCAGAGGAGAAACTGAAGCACTTCCAAGAACTATCCAATGCGTACAACATTCTAACAGATGAGACCAAGCGACTGGAGTACGACCAGCTAGGCGGCATCAAGGACGAACAGGCATTTCTCGAGCAGGCAGGTAACCCAATGAATCTGGAGCGAACTGGCAGAAAAATGGACGTAAATACACACAGCTCTGATG ACATTAAGAAATTGACGGGCAACGAGTTTGACCTGCCTCTAAATTTCGTGGAAGCCACGGTGGGTTGCAAGAAGCGCTTAGATTTGCGCTACCTGCGCAAGTGCGACAGCTGCAAAGGTAAATCTCAACTAATGGTCAATCGCGATGTGGGCAAGGAGCCATGTCGTCGCTGCAACGGTACGGGAAAAGTAACCACGAAGACGCCAACGTTTACATCAGTCAATACGTGTAGCCAGTGCAAGGGCAAGCGCTATATCAATCGCAACGACTGTGAGACGTGCGATAATCGTGGCTTCATTGTGGCCAACGTTGAGGTTCTGGTCACTGTGCCATCGGGCTCAAAGTGCGGCGATGTCATCACAATAGAGAACCCAAACACGAAGCAGCGAGTTAACTATCATCTCAAAGTACCTTCTAGCGACTACTTTCGGCGCATTGGTAACGACATCTACACTGACAAGTACTTGAACATATCGGATGCCATCTTGGGCGGCACATTTCAGGTTCGCGGGCTCTATGAGGATGTGGAGCTGCGTGTTGAGGCCGGAACACAATCCCACACACAGGTAGTACTGCGAAACAAGGGAGTGCGTACTCGGGATGAGGTTGGTAACCACATCATCACGCTGAAAGTCCGCATTCCACTCAATTTGTCGGTAAAACAACGGCAGCTTGTACTCGCTTTGGCCCAGGCTGAGGAGCCGGTTTTCGAgtgtcaaaacaaaacagtaaGATGTAATTAA